The Phycisphaeraceae bacterium DNA segment CACGAGGCGGGTTCTCGATGTCGGCATCAGCGCGTGACGCCACGCTTCCCGATCGCATGCACGCACCATCTCAGGAGTTTTCGATGAGCACAGTGACTCCAGGCACCTGCAGCAGCGGCGCCATGGCCGGCGCCGCCCTCGATGACCTCGGCAATCCGACCGGCTTGGCCGTGGATGGCTCGGTGGCGAGCGCGGTCGACCTCATGAAGTGGATCGGTGAGAACCGTCATCTCATGAAGCCGCCCGTCGGCAACAAGTATCTCTACTCGGGCAAGGACTTCTTCGTGATGATCATCGCGGGGCCCAATGCGCGCAATGACTTTCACATGACCGACAGCGAGGAGTTCTTCATCCAGTTGAAGGGCGACATCAAGGTCACCATCCGCGATGCGCACGGGGTCCGTGATGTACCGGTGCGCGAGGGTGAAGTCTTCTTCATCCCACCGGGCGTGCCGCACTCGCCGCAGCGCGGGCCCAACACACTCGGGCTCGTCGTTGAGCGACGCCGGCCGCCGCATGAGAAGGAGCACCTCATGTTCTTCTGCCCAAAGTGTCACGAGCTCGTCTACGACAAGGCATTTGCCTGTCGTGACATCGTGGAGCACTTCGCGCAGGCGATGGAGGAGTTCTGGGCGGACCCAAAGCTCAGCACCTGCACGAAGTGCGGGACGAGAATCACGAAGCCTGCAACGCCTGCCGGCTGAAATCAGCGACGCTTGGTTGGTCGATGCCAGCCGCGCGTGATCTGACGACCGGCGGGAGCCTCGGTGCCCGGCGACCGCGACGCGTGCGGTGCGCCACCCGTTGCTGATCCACGCGCGCCACGAGCGGGATGCTCGTGGCGATCCGGCTTCGAAGCGCGCGAGGGGCGCTCGTCGTGCGATCGCGCCTTCGGGCCTGATCGAGCGTCCCGGTGGCTGCCGCCGCGCGACGGTCCCGCATGGCGCGACGGGCCTGAGTGGCCCGCACCGCGCTTCGCATGGCCGCCTCGGCCGCGGCCGTGACCGCGGCGCGGCGAGCCATCGCTTCCGCCACCATGATCGGAAGTGAACTCGAGCGAGGCATCGCTTCCTTCAGCTCGATCGATCGGTGTTCCAATGAGCTTCTCGATCTGACGGAGCAGTCCGCGCTCATCGCGTCCGCAGAAGGCGATCGCCTCTCCCTCGGCGCCCGCTCGGCCGGTTCGACCGATGCGATGCACATACGCCTCCGGCTCGAAGGGCAGATCGAAGTTGAAGACATGGCTGACATCGTCGATGTCGATGCCGCGCGCGGCGACATCGGTGGCGACGAGAACCGGCATTCGACCGCTGCGGAACGCTTCAAGCGCCCGCTGGCGCGCGTTCTGCGCCTTGTTGCCGTGAATCGCGCCGGTGCGGAAGCCGCTCTTCTCGAGCCGCCGACAGAGCTTGTCGGCGCCATGCTTCGTGCGCACGAAGACGAGGGCACGCTCGGGCGTGAGCGCGTGAAGAAGGGTCTCGAGCAGGTCGACCTTCGCGCCCTGGTCAACGAGGTAGACGGCCTGGCGGATCTTCGGTGCAGCGCTCGCGACCGGTGCCACGGCGACGCGCACCGGGTCACGCAGAAGCGACTCGGCGAGACTCGCGACTTCGCGCGGCATGGTGGCCGAGAAGAGAAGCGTCTGACGCTTCGTCGGCACCGACGCGGCGATCTTGCGAACGGGATCGATGAATCCCATGTCGAGCATGCGATCGGCCTCGTCGAGCACGAGGACTTCGACCGAAGTGAGGTCGACTTCCTTCTGCTGCATCAGATCGAGCAGCCGCCCGGGGGTGGCCACCAGCACATCGACGCCGCGACGCAGCGCCTTCACCTGACGGAACTGGCTCACGCCGCCGAAGACGGTGGTGACCGAGATCTTCGCGTGGCGTCCGTAGGTGATGAAGCTGTCGGCGATCTGCACGGCGAGCTCGCGCGTCGGCGCAAGAATGAGGGCCCGCGGTGCCTTGCTGCGGCGCGGAGCCGCGAGCAATCGCTGAATGACCGGCAGTGCGAAGGCCGCCGTCTTGCCTGTTCCGGTCTGAGCGCAACCGAGAAGGTCTCGGCCCTCAAGCAGAACGGGAATCGACTGATGCTGAATCGGCGTGGGAACTTCATAGCCGCTGTCGCGCAGGGCGCGACGGATGGGCTCGGCAAGTCCCAAGCCATCAAAGGTGTGGTCCGAGTTCGAGTGCGGCCGCGTCGGGTTAACCGAAGGTGCCGCGTCGGCGGGAGGGGCCATGCCCGCACTATCGACGGAAACGCCGGGGCGAGCGGAGGAAAGCTTTGAAGGGGAGGGTGAGAGAACGGTCGTCGCAGACATGAACACGAAACAAAGACTCCTTGAGCGCCTCGACCGCTCCCACGCAGGGATGCGGCGACAACGCTCGCGCTCGAATCGCGCGGCATGAACCGCGCGAGCGGATCGGTTGCGGAAGATCACGACGCGCCGCTGGGCGGGTCGTCAGGCGAACCTGATGAAGAACGGTTCCGGCCGTCCTGGGTTGGAACGCTTCGCCTGCAAGAGTGATCCTGCGTGCGAGCGTTGCCGACAGTTTCCCAGGGCAATTCTGCCTTTGATGCGGGAGACGACCCGTCATCACATGCCTGACAATCCAGGCCCGAGGCTACCGGCGAAGTTCCTCATGATAGGCGATCCACCCGCTTTTGTGAAGCGGCTGCTCCCAAGTGAGGTCCAGATAGGTCAAGAGTGGCTCTGCGGAAGCGTCTTCGGTGCAGAATTCGACGAATCGCTTCAGAATCGCGACCTGACGCGACGGCCCTCGCCGCGGCATGGTCACGCACCCTGCGCGGGCGAGCGAAGCTCCGCATCGCAGAGTTCGAGAGCGAGATTGTCGCGTCTCTCCAGGTCGTCCGACGCTGCGAATTCGACGGTCCTCAGCAGAGCGGCGTCATCGAGACCTTTGTGATTCTGCTGATCCTGCGAAGCTCCGGGATTCGGCGTTCAGCGGATCGTGAGAACCCGCTGCCAGCGCAGGTGCTCAGGGGAACTGGCCTGTTGCGAGCATGGCGGGGACAAAGGGAAGCAGCAGCACAAGCTCGGGGTGTGCCTTCGTGGTGAAGGATCGTGTGAAGTCTCCCTCGATGTGGATGGGCCGCAAGTCCGAGGTCATCCCATGAAGCGCGACGCTGAGGTGGTAGCGCCCCTGTTTCTCATTGAGCGCGTGAATCCGCATGTGCCCTTGAAGCGGAGTGGCCTTCGGGTCATTGGCCTTGGCTTCGGGCTCGAGTGCAGCAAAGCGCTGCCACATCGTCTGTGCATTCTGGGGATAGACATACTCCGCGTAGGTCAGGTCAGTGAAGAGCCATGCTTCCAACTCACCCGATTCCGTCGTGATCGGCGCATCGACACAGGACGCCGGCGGCCGCGCGATCAGTAGAAGCGATTGAAGCGTGGCCACGGACGGTTCGCCCGACCTGAACGACGCGTCAAGGCCGATGATGAGCGTGCCATCCTCGGAATTGTCGGTCCAGTGTCGGTGCTGTCCCAAGTCCGTTGCGGCGCCGGGCCCGGGCTCAAGGTGCCCTTGGAACTTCGAGATGGGCGTGTGCGTGCAGCCGCTCAGAGCGCTGATCGCCATGACGGCCAGCAGTGAGCCGAGAGATGCGAACAACAAGTGGGGCCTGCGAGTCACGGTGCGTGGCTTCTGAGAAGTCCTTTCATCGGGCCGAGTTCCAGAAGCAAATGCCGCGAATTCCATCATCCAAGAAAATGCCATGGCTCACCGCTCGCGAAGTGATCGCGCCACACTCTCAAGTCGTTCCCTGATGCGCGGGCCGAGTCGTTGGAACGGGAGCACTTCAAAGAGGTCGCGGATGAGCTCCTCGTCAGTGCGAAGGAGCCCGTCGGACTGAATCCACACGGCAATCGTTCGGAGTTCCCGCTCGCTGTACTGATCGATCGACTCACGAGATGGAATGCGCGGTGCCGGGCCGCGCACTCGCGCCGAGGGGGTGGAGACCGGCGTCACGGTGTGATTGGCGGGTTCGGGTTGGTCGGGGCGGTTGGCGCGATCAACGCGATCGTTGGTCGCAGTGTTCCGCGGCATGGCGCCATCCGTGTCAAGAAGATCGGCGCGGCGCACCGCCTCATGAAAGGCCTCGACGGCGCGCTCGATCTCCTGTTCACGACGATAGAACCAGTCGGTGGACCAGATGCGATGAAAGCGCCAGCCGAGTCGCTCGAGGTTGCTTTGCCGTAAGCGATCCCGGTCCCGCGCAGTCGCGCTCGAGTGATAGGACGCCCCATCGCACTCGATGGCGAGCACAGGGCGGCCCGGCTTGGTCGGGTGCATGGCGACGAGATCGATGCGATAGCGGGAAGCGCCGAACTGCGGTCGAACCTTGATTCCGCGCCCTTCAAGGGCATCGCGGATGTCCGCCTCAAATGCGTTGAGCCCAACCTCTCCGGCGATCTCTTCGGTGGGGAGCCGCTGGCCGCCGCTCGCGGCGTATTCAAGGTACGCCTTCAGCAGTCTCACCCCTCGACTGCCCGACCGTTCGAGATCGACCTCGTGATGCGAGAAGGAACTGATGACGCCCATTCGGCGCTTTGCCCGAGTGATCGCCACATTCAGGCGCCGGTATCCCACTTCCTGGGTGAGCGGTCCGAAGCGGTGGGGGAGATCGCCATTGGCTGACTTGCCGTAGCCGATGGTGAGGATGATGGCATCACGCTCATCGCCCTGGACCGTCTCGAGGTTCTTGACGAAGAAGCGCTCATCACGATCGAGCGAGAAGAAGTCAGACAGCTCCGGCCGGTCCTCGAGGGCACGATCGAGCGCTGCCTGCACTCGATTGGCGTGCTTGATGCCCATCGTGATGACACCGAGCGACTCGTGAGGCCGGCTCTCCGCATGAGCGAGCACTTGGCGGACCACCTCCTCGACCTCACGCGAGGCGCTCTCCTCCTGCGCGCCGAGCGCCGGGTCATGCGGAACGAGCGTGTGGCGAATCGCATCATGGCCTCGCGCACTGGGAAAGGTCACCAGGCGCCCCGAGTAAATGTGCTCGTTGCTGAAGGAGATCAGCCGCTCGTCTTCACTGCGATAGTGCCACTCGAGAAGCCAGTTCGGAAGAAAGGCGTTGAGCGTGTCGAGCAGGCTCTCATAGCCGGAGATCGCCTCGGTGGCCGTGGCCATGGCGTCGCGCGTGTCGATGTCGTCATCATCGAGCTCATCCTCGCCTTCCACCGCAGTCGCAAAGAATGTTGTTGGCGGAAGCTGGTGCCGATCGCCAGCCACCACCACCTGCTCGGCGCGGTAGAGCGCGGGAATGGCCTCCTCCTGGAGGATCTGGCTGGCCTCGTCGAAGACGACGATGTCGAAGTGACGGCGGTCGCCGTCGAGCAACTGGCTGACTGAGAGAGGGCTTGCCACCCAGCAGGGCGTAATGCGCGTCAGCACATCGGGCGCGCGGGCGAGAAGATCCCGCACCGAAATGTGTCGGGACTTCTTGTTCGCCTCGCTGCGGACCAGGTTCGCCTGGTCGAAGTGGCTGTTCATTGCGCTGATCGCGCGCTCGGCATGCAGCCGGCGGACGCGAGCGGCCGCAAGACGAATCCGCTCGCGGTCGAGCCGAACGAACTCCGCGATGATCTGCTCCTGAGTCTTGCCACTGAACGCCGCAAGGGAGGGATCGGTGGCGAGCGCCTGGTCGAGGGCGGAGTGAAGCCAGATGAACTCAAAACGGGGAATCCACAACTCCGGATCAGTGCCGCGCGTGCGCAGGTCGTCGAGGAAGCGCTCGAACCCCATCGCGTGAAGTCGCGCGCGAAGGTCATGCACACCTGCAAGTCGATATGCGGTGTGGCGATCGTCCGCGAGGGCCTGCAATCGAGCGCGCATCGCGTTGAGCGACATGCTCCCGAAGGCCTCGCCCTTGACGATGTCGCCAAGTGCGGAGACCGCCTCGGTCAAGGCAATCAGCGAAGCCTCGAGTTGAGCCTCGCGACCGCACTCTGTCGGCGAGTCCGAAGCCGCGCCTGCGGCCCGCCACCGCGCGCGAAGGCTCTCTGCCGCGAGGGCCTCCTTGTGGAGGGTGGCGGCTGAAGCCGGAGAAGTTCGCAGCTCGATGAGCCGATGTCGCGCGGCGCGGTATGGGCCATTGCTGATGGCGGCCCAGCAACGAGCCAGTGCGCCTCGGGCCGCGGGCTCGAGCGATCGAGCC contains these protein-coding regions:
- a CDS encoding DEAD/DEAH box helicase, which translates into the protein MAPPADAAPSVNPTRPHSNSDHTFDGLGLAEPIRRALRDSGYEVPTPIQHQSIPVLLEGRDLLGCAQTGTGKTAAFALPVIQRLLAAPRRSKAPRALILAPTRELAVQIADSFITYGRHAKISVTTVFGGVSQFRQVKALRRGVDVLVATPGRLLDLMQQKEVDLTSVEVLVLDEADRMLDMGFIDPVRKIAASVPTKRQTLLFSATMPREVASLAESLLRDPVRVAVAPVASAAPKIRQAVYLVDQGAKVDLLETLLHALTPERALVFVRTKHGADKLCRRLEKSGFRTGAIHGNKAQNARQRALEAFRSGRMPVLVATDVAARGIDIDDVSHVFNFDLPFEPEAYVHRIGRTGRAGAEGEAIAFCGRDERGLLRQIEKLIGTPIDRAEGSDASLEFTSDHGGGSDGSPRRGHGRGRGGHAKRGAGHSGPSRHAGPSRGGSHRDARSGPKARSHDERPSRASKPDRHEHPARGARGSATGGAPHASRSPGTEAPAGRQITRGWHRPTKRR
- the nbaC gene encoding 3-hydroxyanthranilate 3,4-dioxygenase; protein product: MSTVTPGTCSSGAMAGAALDDLGNPTGLAVDGSVASAVDLMKWIGENRHLMKPPVGNKYLYSGKDFFVMIIAGPNARNDFHMTDSEEFFIQLKGDIKVTIRDAHGVRDVPVREGEVFFIPPGVPHSPQRGPNTLGLVVERRRPPHEKEHLMFFCPKCHELVYDKAFACRDIVEHFAQAMEEFWADPKLSTCTKCGTRITKPATPAG
- a CDS encoding DUF4011 domain-containing protein gives rise to the protein MSESHSTALNQETRRHIDAARGVWTRRLIDFSRTNSLLFFRDLKVGTLDLTDETTAVDRLLAGEKLQVDALCVASRLPQSSDPATRARAEAELRQRTQGALLALQRKALSNLEEKGIETLHFAVGLASWPAVDGGRPYASPVLLLPARIESRGRGGQDLRLSIVGEPRINPVLLHVLAENHAIRIDGAAVMAACAGEDDAGQWRIEPEAVFGRIIQDAATIQGFAITPRVILANFQFAKMAMVEDLKRNGELIASSSIVAAIAGHSLSRETLAAPRGEISPAELDERPASDDFLVLDADSTQHRAIVLVGMGQSGVIQGPPGTGKSQTISNLIAQSVASGRRVLFVAEKRAALDAVIKRLSHPDVGLGHLVLDLHGASVSRKEVMARLANALQQIRTADAANGVEGVHREFEARRKQLNDHARRVNMVRSPAGLSINQMIGRLLKLPASARSTLRLRSGPLEALTPERADEIRQCLREGASHPSLLLRTDSSPWIHADITDGLRAQEAADLSVKAATELAPHFGEHLSEVIRALGLRPPATLDEAGELVGLLKSIRQLRERYKPGIFTSAPGELARSLEPAARGALARCWAAISNGPYRAARHRLIELRTSPASAATLHKEALAAESLRARWRAAGAASDSPTECGREAQLEASLIALTEAVSALGDIVKGEAFGSMSLNAMRARLQALADDRHTAYRLAGVHDLRARLHAMGFERFLDDLRTRGTDPELWIPRFEFIWLHSALDQALATDPSLAAFSGKTQEQIIAEFVRLDRERIRLAAARVRRLHAERAISAMNSHFDQANLVRSEANKKSRHISVRDLLARAPDVLTRITPCWVASPLSVSQLLDGDRRHFDIVVFDEASQILQEEAIPALYRAEQVVVAGDRHQLPPTTFFATAVEGEDELDDDDIDTRDAMATATEAISGYESLLDTLNAFLPNWLLEWHYRSEDERLISFSNEHIYSGRLVTFPSARGHDAIRHTLVPHDPALGAQEESASREVEEVVRQVLAHAESRPHESLGVITMGIKHANRVQAALDRALEDRPELSDFFSLDRDERFFVKNLETVQGDERDAIILTIGYGKSANGDLPHRFGPLTQEVGYRRLNVAITRAKRRMGVISSFSHHEVDLERSGSRGVRLLKAYLEYAASGGQRLPTEEIAGEVGLNAFEADIRDALEGRGIKVRPQFGASRYRIDLVAMHPTKPGRPVLAIECDGASYHSSATARDRDRLRQSNLERLGWRFHRIWSTDWFYRREQEIERAVEAFHEAVRRADLLDTDGAMPRNTATNDRVDRANRPDQPEPANHTVTPVSTPSARVRGPAPRIPSRESIDQYSERELRTIAVWIQSDGLLRTDEELIRDLFEVLPFQRLGPRIRERLESVARSLRER